Proteins from one Syngnathus scovelli strain Florida chromosome 17, RoL_Ssco_1.2, whole genome shotgun sequence genomic window:
- the LOC125984816 gene encoding protocadherin-8, translating into MRETWWLSLLLSLTSLAAVTKTKTVKYQTFEEDAPGTVIGNLAKDISPAPAYSSVGSRSSFRMMKQFNSSFIRLRESDGQLSIGERIDRERICKHTLQCLVSFDVVSFSKEQFKLIHVEVEVKDINDNSPVFPRKESTMDISENTAVGTRIPLDFAVDEDVGVNYIQSYQISVNSHFSIDVLSRADGVKYAELVLMKELDRETQASYALELVAMDGGNPSRSGNTRVNIKVKDYNDNSPVFDRNSFSVDLPEDAPVGTLLLDLNAEDPDEGLNGEVVYGFGNQVPLEIRQLFKVDRKSGRLTLESPIDFESKNTYEFDVQAADLGPNPSPAICKIVVQVQDVNDNAPEISITPMTSITAGIAYITEAAARESFVALVSTSDRDSGANGQVHCTLYGHDHFRLQQAYEDSFMIVSTSPLDREKIPEYNLTVVAEDLGSPPFRTITQYTIRLTDENDNAPVFSKPVYEVAVVENNAPGAYVTTVAARDVDTGPNGKVTYKLADTYFMGSPISTFVSLDPASGSLYALRSFNYEVMKQLELRITASDGGSPPLSGSANLFLRVVDQNDNAPAITHPVLNNGSAEVLLPRDAPSGYVIARVEARDADEGVNSELSFALATGEPSVFSVNKVTGDIYLNRLLSHDVDDTLSVTVTVSDNGRPALTSTATLHFLVVAGSPPSDRTVYQAGDGGVASAQWDLSVVIIVVLAGSCTLLLLAIILIATTCNRHRGDKSGEDSDSYGEKSTLERARNHVAGNPLLPMHAAAAAAAGSVTFEGHSYNSEAHAGASDMCSASEDGSEVPCVYDSDTNNKPRGNKHEGYSTLPGYGNAKEAVRPITIWKGNSYTTISARDPAFSGKDSGKGDSDFNDSDSDVSGDTGLKKDGASVPPMAGQNALWACTSECKVLGHSDRCWSPSAVRANAAPSPAPTVSSFTSHSKTASLPRDPHRKDNYYQAHIPKTVGLQSVYEKVLDREYDYVMITPTRPVRIQEVCSDVTIPVYTPSPTHCNKNDA; encoded by the exons ATGAGGGAAACATGGTGGCTCTCGTTGTTGCTTTCTTTGACAAGCCTGGCAGCAGTCACAAAGACAAAGACGGTCAAGTATCAAACCTTCGAGGAAGACGCCCCGGGCACAGTGATCGGTAACCTGGCCAAGGACATCTCTCCTGCCCCTGCGTACTCCTCTGTAGGGTCCCGGTCCAGTTTCAGGATGATGAAACAGTTCAACTCCTCTTTCATCCGTCTGAGGGAGAGCGACGGGCAGCTGAGCATCGGGGAGCGGATCGACAGGGAGCGCATCTGCAAACACACCCTGCAATGCCTCGTCTCTTTCGACGTGGTAAGTTTCTCCAAGGAGCAGTTCAAGCTCATCCACGTCGAGGTGGAGGTCAAGGACATCAACGACAACTCCCCGGTGTTCCCGCGCAAAGAGTCGACCATGGACATCTCGGAAAACACCGCCGTGGGGACGCGCATCCCCCTGGACTTTGCCGTGGATGAGGACGTCGGGGTGAACTACATTCAAAGCTATCAGATCTCAGTCAACAGTCACTTTTccatcgacgtgctgagcagggCTGATGGGGTTAAATATGCAGAGCTGGTGCTCATGAAAGAGTTAGACCGCGAGACTCAGGCTTCTTACGCGCTGGAATTGGTCGCTATGGATGGCGGGAACCCGTCCCGCTCGGGAAACACGCGCGTCAACATCAAGGTGAAAGATTACAATGACAATAGCCCCGTTTTTGACCGGAACAGCTTCTCCGTGGACTTGCCAGAAGACGCTCCCGTGGGCACTCTGCTGCTGGACCTGAACGCCGAGGACCCAGACGAAGGGCTGAACGGCGAGGTGGTGTACGGCTTTGGGAACCAGGTGCCCTTAGAGATCCGCCAACTCTTCAAAGTGGACAGAAAAAGCGGCAGGCTCACCCTGGAGAGCCCCATTGACTTTGAAAGTAAGAACACGTACGAGTTTGATGTCCAGGCCGCCGACTTGGGTCCGAACCCCAGCCCGGCCATTTGCAAAATTGTCGTTCAGGTGCAAGACGTGAACGACAACGCGCCCGAGATCTCCATCACCCCCATGACATCCATCACCGCGGGGATCGCCTACATCACCGAGGCAGCGGCCAGGGAGAGTTTTGTGGCGCTGGTCAGCACCTCGGACAGAGACTCCGGAGCCAACGGCCAAGTGCACTGCACCCTCTACGGACACGACCACTTCAGACTGCAGCAAGCCTACGAGGACAGCTTCATGATCGTGAGCACCAGCCCGTTAGACCGCGAGAAAATTCCCGAGTACAACCTGACGGTGGTGGCCGAGGACCTGGGTTCTCCTCCCTTCAGAACCATCACCCAGTACACCATCCGGCTCACGGACGAGAACGACAACGCGCCGGTGTTCAGTAAGCCCGTGTACGAAGTGGCCGTGGTGGAGAACAACGCGCCTGGTGCGTACGTCACCACAGTGGCGGCGCGGGACGTGGATACGGGGCCCAACGGAAAGGTCACCTACAAACTAGCCGACACCTACTTCATGGGCTCCCCCATTTCCACATTTGTGTCGCTGGACCCCGCCAGCGGGTCACTTTACGCGTTGCGGAGCTTCAACTACGAAGTGATGAAGCAACTGGAGCTGCGAATCACAGCCAGCGACGGTGGCTCCCCGCCCCTGTCTGGAAGCGCCAACCTTTTCCTGAGGGTGGTGGACCAGAACGACAACGCGCCGGCCATCACCCACCCGGTACTCAACAACGGCTCGGCCGAGGTCCTCTTGCCCCGGGACGCGCCGAGCGGCTACGTCATCGCGCGGGTGGAAGCCCGAGATGCGGACGAAGGCGTCAACTCGGAGCTTTCCTTCGCTCTGGCCACCGGCGAACCCTCCGTGTTCTCCGTCAACAAGGTCACGGGCGACATCTACCTGAACCGATTGCTCAGCCACGACGTGGACGATACCTTGAGCGTGACGGTGACGGTGAGCGACAACGGCAGGCCGGCGCTCACCTCCACCGCCACGCTGCATTTCCTCGTCGTCGCCGGCTCCCCGCCGAGCGACCGCACCGTGTACCAGGCGGGCGACGGGGGTGTCGCGTCGGCGCAGTGGGACCTGTCTGTGGTCATCATCGTCGTCTTGGCGGGGAGCTGCACACTCCTGCTGCTCGCCATCATCCTCATCGCCACCACCTGCAACCGCCACAGAGGAGACAAGAGTGGCGAGGACAGCGACTCGTATGGGGAGAAAAGTACTTTGGAGCGTGCCAGGAACCACGTGGCCGGAAACCCGCTTCTCCCTATgcacgcggccgccgccgccgccgcggggTCAGTGACCTTCGAGGGGCACTCGTACAACAGTGAGGCCCACGCCGGGGCGAGCGACATGTGCTCGGCCTCAGAGGACGGCAGCGAGGTCCCCTGCGTTTACGACTCAGACACAAACAACAAGCCAAGAGGGAATAAACATGAG GGATACTCGACATTGCCTGGCTATGGGAACGCAAAGGAGGCCGTGAGGCCAATCACCATCTGGAAGGGTAACTCTTACACCACCATCTCCGCCAGGGACCCTGCCTTCAGTGGCAAAGACAGCGGAAAGGGGGACAGTGACTTCAATGACAGTGACAGTGATGTGAGCGGGGACACTGGCTTGAAGAAAGATGGCGCATCTGTTCCCCCGATGGCTGGCCAAAATg ctTTGTGGGCTTGCACCAGCGAGTGTAAGGTTCTGGGTCATTCGGATCGCTGTTGGAGCCCCTCAGCAGTGAGGGCCAACGCAGCCCCGTCACCCGCCCCGACTGTTTCATCCTTCACCAGCCACTCCAAGACAGCTTCCTTGCCTCGGGACCCCCACCGAAAGGACAACTACTACCAAGCGCACATCCCCAAAACTGTAGGCCTGCAGAGCGTGTATGAGAAGGTGCTGGACAGGGAGTATGACTATGTCATGATCACCCCCACGAGGCCGGTGAGGATCCAGGAGGTGTGCAGTGATGTCACTATCCCCGTCTACACACCCAGTCCGACACACTGTAACAAAAACGATGCGTGA